The window TTGGTTGCCGATGCGGTAGCGGCCGCCGACCCGCAGATCGATCTGCGCATCCACACAGGTGACGTCACGGGGACCCCACCACTCCCTGAGGTGGGCGGGCTGGGTCCAGGCCTCGAAGACGGTGTCGGCCGTGGCACGAATCACCCTGCGAACCTCCAGGCTCAGGGGCCGGAGCGGAGGAGCGTTCTTGGAATTCTCGTTGCCCATCACTTCTCCGTGACTCAACGACCGCCGTCTTGCTTATTCTTGTCCTGCTCGACATAGCGGGCGAGTGCGTCGAGGGTTTCTTCCCAGAAGGGTCGGTAGCGACTCAGCCACTGGTCCGCCTCCCGCAAGGGCTCCGCGCCGAGCGAGCACCGGTGGACGCGGCCATCGACGTCCCGGACGAGCAGCCGGGCGCGCTCCAGGACTTTCAGGTGCTTGGACACCGCGGGGAGGGACATTTTGAAGGGCTCGGCGAGATCGGTCACCTTGGTCGGCCCCTGAGCGAGGCTACCGAGAAGGGCCCGCCGAGTGGGGTCGGCAAGGGCCCGGAAGACCAGGTTGAGCCGATCCTCGGCTTTAGATCTCCTGTAGGAAGCACTTGACAGCATGGGGAGACCTCACTAAACTCAATATTAAACCATATGGTTTACTTAGTCAATGACCGATCGCGTCGTCTATCTAGCGCACAGTAAACAAGTTGTCAGGATTTGCGGCCAGAACTGAGGGGGCAAGTGGTGATGAATGAAAATGTGAAGCCGAGGGTGGTGACCCTCGTGAGCGCAAGGTCACGAGGGCTCGTGATCTCCGGAGCCATCCTACTTGGTGGTCTGGCCACGGTTGGCCTCGGCCCCGGGCCTCGCCCAAAGCCCTCAGCTGAAGACAAAGCGGTCGAGGCGGCCTCGGCGTCAATCTCAATCCACCAGGAGATCGACCTAAACGCGAGTCCGCAGCGCGTCTACGAGGCGCTCTTGGACGCCAAGCAGTTCAACACGTTCTCGGGCCTTCCGGCCGAGATCCATCGCGAAGCCGGCGGGGACTTCTCGTGCTTCGGCGGCCACATCGTGGGACGAAACGTCGAGCTCGTGCCCAACCAGCGGATTGTTCAGGCCTGGCGCGCCGTCGGCTGGCCCGAGGGCGCCTATTCCATCGCCAAGTTTGAGTTGAAGGCACAGGGCTCCGGGACCCGGGTGATCCTGGATCACAGGGGTTTTCCGGAGGGGTTGAAGGATCATCTCGCCCAAGGCTGGAAGGAACACTACTGGGATAACCTGACCAAGTACTTCCCCTGAGCAGGTCCTCGTGGTCGTGAGGTCGCCCCGCCCGGGGTCGGGCGCGGTTAGGCGGAGAGAATTGGGGGCGCCGAGGACAAGCCCGGTCTAGGGGGCGGAATGTGTCAATGATTGTGAGACGGTCAACGAGTGGTTTGTTGGCGTTCCTCCAGCCGCCGATCATAGCGGTGACGAACTCTTGGTCCGATCGGATCTCGGGAGACGAAGCGTCCTACTTGGGGTCGTGCGTTGTAGTAGATAAAACGCACCCTCCGCGCTTCGGCGGCACCTCACGGGAGCGGTGGACTACGTGATCGTCGTCCCCTCGGTGTTCGCGTCAAATGGAGCGCTGCGGTCCAGCCAACAGAGGACTTGTAAACCTGGGCATCCACGTTCAGCGTTTCGTCAACCGAGTTCCAAGAAAAGGAGTCAGGCGGGGCGCCAGGTCTGGTACTCGCCAGGACTTCAGACCGGATTTTCGGAGGAGCGCCTGTCGCGCGGACTAGTCGATCCAGTTCGTCGATGGCGTCGATCGCTCTGTGCGAAGTTCGCTTCACAATCACCGCCGTCAGACCGCGCGCGTCGTCGGCACTTCCAGTGTCGAATACGAATGTCGTACAGCACTCACACTCGCCGTCAATCACTCGCCCAGACCACGTGAACATGCGATGGGGTGTATCGGAGTCACTGGGGCTCATTGGTCCCGGCACGACTTGCAGGATGTCTTTCAGAGTCAGCGTCTCTCCTGGCGAGCTCCCTAAGCGCTTCAAGAGTTGCTCGTCGGCCCCTAGGCTGCGGCATACGCTGGGGGGTGACGAACCGCCAGAGAGTGTTAGCAGGATCGGAAGTATGGCGTAAGTTGAGGTCATTGACGATTCGCGGCCTCCTGGGTTGCTCTCGACTGAAGGGGAGGAATCATCACGAATCGAGAACGAACTCCAAGCCGTCATCATCGAGGGGCCGTTCTGTCGTCACCGCTACGCGCCTGACGACACCGATGACCCGGAAAGCCCATAGCGTGCGGCAGACCTCAAAGCTGGAAAGGCGGGACTGCGCACAGAGGAACTCGACGTCGCGGGCCTCCCCCAGGGAAGCCACGAGCTCCATAGCCTGAGGCGAGAGACTCATCTGCTGGATCGTGGCCTCCTGGCCCCCGCAGCGCACGTAGCGCGCCTCCAACCCCCCAACCGCGCGCTCTATTCGGGTCCAGGACTCGATCCTCCTTATGCCCTCGAGGATCACGCTCGGTGTGTTGATGTTCAGGGTGATGGACTCGTGGGATTCCGCTCCCTCGTCGAGCCGATAGCGCCCTTCAGTCCACTGGAACGCCCCGTAGATGATCTCCTGGGTCTGGTCGACGACCGCCCGCACGAGGTCTTTGGGGGCAAGTGTGCCCTGCTCCACCAGGATGGTCCCCAGCCGCTTGCCGGGTGTGATGGCCTTGGACCCGTCGACGAGCTGCCGCAGGGTGAGGGCGCCCCGCCGCAGCAGGAGCGTTCCCAGCCGGCTGTCGGGATCGGAGGAGGAGGCAAAGACCATCCTGCCGTCCTTCAAGCTCACACGCACTTCCACAGCTGTCCGACCCAGGATCAGCACGCCCGTCCAAAGGCGCCGACTCAGGTCCAGGACCAGATCGGGCAGGTCCTGTTCTCCCAGGTTCCCTTCGGGCCGCGGGGATGAAGCCTCTGTTCCCATGCGCGGCTGATTATCGGAGATTACTGAGTCTGCGCCAAGCGCGGAACCTTGTTCCTTCTCATCATGGATTCAGCGCCCGCCCTACTCGAGCCCGTGCTTCGTGGAAGCGGGGGCCGGATGGGGCCAGCAAACGCACGAGCAGGAAACGCCGGTCGAGCTCGTCGACCGCAGCCCGCATCCCCCCGAAAGCCTCGAGCTCCTCGTGGAGACCCTCCACAACGGCTGCGTCGATTTGGCGTCCGGTTATCAGCGTCGTTCCCAGATACGAGGCATCGCTGGCGACCCACGGCCGGGACACGTCTTCCTCGCTGGGCTCGACCCGGTAGCGTTCCAGGTATTCGAGCGAACCAGCGCGTGACACCGCCAGCTCGTGGGCCAGGGTGGCGAACATCCATTGCTCGCCCCGCGCCTTCCGCCCGCTCATCAATGCATCGCTCCAGTAGAGATAGCCGCTGTCGGAGAGGTCTATCTCGATCCGTTGGTCGATCCGGGCCCCTGCGAATGGGATCAGCGGCTTCCACTGGCATTGCAGCCGGGCGTCATGCCCGATGTAATACGTGCTCAGGAGCCGCGCCACGCTCCCTTCAGGGCTGGGATGCACCTGCAAGGCCGATTGGGACGTCAGCCGCACCGACGCGCCCCGCTCCACACGGATCCTTTGCTCGAAGCAGTCGCCGCCGAAGACGCCCGGGGCGGACGAGGCGAGAATCACGTGAAGTCCCTCGCCCTCTCGGAAGCACCGGCCGACGCGGAGCGGCGGCTCCGCGTACGCGTCTGCCAGCACGGTTCGACCGTTCCGACAGGCAAACCGCAGCTCGAGCCTGGCATGCCGGCCGATCGTCGACAGGGAACGGCGATCGCGACTCTCGACAAGCGGTTCGGCCGACCCGCGCATCACTAGACTAGCCGGCGACATCTTCGTAAAGCAGATCACGCCGAATCCACGTCACCACATTCTCGAGGCCCGCACCGTTCTTGAGGTTGGTGAACACGAACGGCCGATCGCGTCGCATCAGCTTCGCGTCCCGTGCCATGACGTCGAGGCTGGCGCCCACGTGCGGTGCGAGATCGATCTTGTTGATCACCAGGAGGTCGGACCGTGTCACCCCCGGTCCGCCTTTGCGTGGGATCTTGTCGCCGCCCGATACGTCGATGACGTAGATCGACGCGTCCACGAGCTCCGGACTGAAGCTCGCCGCCAGATTGTCCCCCCCGCTCTCCAGGAACACGATGGCCAGATCAGGATGCCGGTGGCAGAGCTCGTCGAGAGCGTCGAAGTTCATCGACGCATCCTCCCGAATGGCCGTGTGGGGGCATCCTCCGGTCTGCACGCCGATGATGCGGTCGGCGGGCAGGGCTTCGCTCCGAACCAGAAACTCCATGTCCTCGCGCGTGAAGATGTCGTTCGTGATGACGCCCAGGCGGTACCGCTCGCGCATGGCCTTGCAGAGAGAATCGACGAGCGCGGTCTTGCCGGATCCCACTGGTCCGCCGATCCCGATCCGTAGGGGGGTGCGGCTCACGATCGGAATAGCCGTGAATGGAGGTGCCGCTGGGCCATGAGGGCGATGTCCATGGCCGGCGTAAACGACTCGGCCCGGGCTCGGCCCGCCATGGCCTCCACCACGGCCGGGACCCGTTTGAGGACGGCGGCCAGCTGGGTGTGCGCATCCGTTTGTCCGATCGACATCAAGCGCATCGCCGCCGAGATCGTTGACGCGAGCCGCGTGTACGCAAACGCCGCGGCCGCATCAAGTTTCGCCACTCCCGCCGCCGCCGACACGCAGCCAAACCCGACCGGCAGCGTCGGCCGAATGATCCTGCGATTGGCGAGCTCGAGTGCCTCCTCCAGGCGTGGATCGGGATAGAGCGCGTGCCAAGTGGTCACCAGCCGCAGGCCCATCGCATGACTCGAATGACGCGCTGACGCCGCCGGTCGCAAAGCGTGGATCTCGTCATCCAGCCTGCCGAGCGCCGACCACTCACGATTGGTGAAGGCCGCCCATGCCTGGAGCATGGTCGGACCGTCGGCGCGGCCGAGGGTCTCATCGAGACACACGTCGAGCCATGCGCGCAGGTCGCCGGGGGTTCGGACACGCCCCGCGGAAGTCGCCGCTTCAAGGCCGTCCGAGTAGCCGAAAGCCCCGATCGGAAACAGGCTGTCGCAGAGGTGCAGCAGGGCGACCAGCGTCATCGTCAATGTTGATGGGGGGCGACGGCCGTCGCAGGCGTGAACGGCAACGTCGCGCGCGTATAGGGGATGTGCTGCTGCTCCAGCAGCTGCTCGACGCCCGCGACGTCCGGACACACGATCGCACGCTCGGCAATCATCAGCGGCTGATGCCGGTTGCCGATGTGGTACGCAAACAAGCCCCACTCCTGCTGGGTCCGCGGCTCGATCACGAACACGGGTTCCGGCCGCTCGACGACGGTCACCACCGTGCGGGCAGCGTCGACCACGAGGCAGTCGCCCTGGCGAAGAATCGTCCCCCGCGGCAGCGCCGTGCCAAACTCAACCCCGCCATCTGACCGCCGCCGGCCGTGCACGTGCACACGGTCCTCCCAGCCAAGAGTTATGGTGTCCAGCGCGTAGCCCCGGGCGGCTTCGGGCAGTGAGTCCTCGTGGTGTGTCCCTTCAATGACCGTCACGGTTGGTGTCGTGGCGCCTGAGTTGATGCCTGCCAACGCGGTCCCCCTAGAAAAGAAAATACCGCTGCGCGAGAGGTAGAACGTCGGCCGGTTCGCTCGTCAACAGCTGCCCGTCCGCGCGAACCTCATAGGTGTCCGGATTCACCTCTACTTTGGGCAGTGCGTCGTTGAGCACGAGGTCGCGTTTTCCGAGCGTCCGGCAGCCGCGGACCGCGGCTGCCCGGCGCCCCAGCCCGGCGAGGGCGCCCGAGGCGACGCCGGCCTGGCTGACGAAATTCAGGCTGCACGCGTTCAGCGCCCCGCCGTAGAACCCGAACATCGGCCGCCCCACGACCGGCTGCGGCGTCGGAATCGACGCGTTGCCATCGCCCATCATCGCCCCTGCGATGAACCCACCCTTGAGGATCAACTCTGGCTTGACGCCAAAGAACGCCGGCTTCCACAGTACGAGGTCCGCCAGTTTGCCGACCTCGATCGACCCGACCTCGTGCGCGATGCCGTGCGCGATCGCCGGGTTGATGGTGTACTTCGCGATGTAGCGCCGAACGCGCAGGTTGTCGCTTCCCGGCGTCTCCCCGCTCAACGGGCCCCGCTGACGCTTCATCTTGTCCGCCGTCTGCCACGTGCGGCAGATCACCTCGCCGATCCGCCCCATCGCCTGCGAATCAGAGGACATCATGCTGATGGCGCCCAGATCGTGCAGCACGTCCTCGGCGGCGATCGTCTCCGGGCGGATGCGCGAGTCGGCGAACGCAACGTCCTCGGGGACGTGCGGCGACAGGTGATGGCAGACCATGAGCATGTCCAGATGCTCGTCGAGCGTGTTGCGCGTGAAGGGCATGGTTGGGTTCGTGGACGAGGGCAGCACGTTCGGCTCTCCGCAGAGGCGGATGATGTCCGGAGCGTGGCCACCACCTGCACCCTCGGTGTGATACGTGTGGATCGTCCGCCCCTTGATGGCGCGGATGGTGTCCTCGACGAACCCCGCCTCGTTCAGCGTGTCGGTGTGAATCGCCACCTGAACGTCGAACTCGTCGGCCACGCACAAGCATTGGTCAATGGCGGCGGGCGTAGTGCCCCAGTCTTCGTGGAGCTTGAGGCCGAGCGCGCCCGCGCGGATCTGCTCCCGCAACGACTCCGGACCGGACGCGTTGCCCTTGCCAAGAAACCCGAAATTGAGCGGAAACGCCTCCACCGCCTCGTACATGCGGCGGATGTTCCACGCGCCGGGCGTGCAGGTCGTGGCCTTCGTTCCTGTGGCGGGTCCGCTCCCGCCGCCAATGAGGGTCGTGATGCCAGCGTAAAAGGCTTCCGGAATCTGGTTCGGCGAGATGAAATGGACGTGGGTGTCGATGGCGCCTGCGGTCAGGATGTGGCCCTCCCCCGCCAGCACCTCGGTCGAGCCGCTGATGATCAGCTCGGGCGATACGCCCTCCATCACGCCTGGATTGCCGGCCTTTCCGATGCCGGAGATGCGGCCGTCGCGTATGCCCACGTCCGCCTTTCGGATCCCGGAGCTGTCGACGATGACCACGTTCGTGATAACGAGGTCGGGCGAGCCCGCCCCGCGGCTGGCCGTCGCCGACTGCCCCATGCCGTCGCGAATGACCTTGCCGCCCCCGAATTTTGCCTCGTCGCCGTAGACCGTGGCGTCGGCCTCGATCCGGATGACGAGCTCCGTGTCGGCCAGCCGCATGCGGTCGCCCGTTGTCGGGCCGTAGTGGTTCGCGTAGGTCAGGCGATCGATCTTCATGGTGACGGCTTGAGGAAGCGGCCTA of the Vicinamibacteria bacterium genome contains:
- a CDS encoding metalloregulator ArsR/SmtB family transcription factor, which codes for MLSSASYRRSKAEDRLNLVFRALADPTRRALLGSLAQGPTKVTDLAEPFKMSLPAVSKHLKVLERARLLVRDVDGRVHRCSLGAEPLREADQWLSRYRPFWEETLDALARYVEQDKNKQDGGR
- a CDS encoding SRPBCC family protein, which codes for MNENVKPRVVTLVSARSRGLVISGAILLGGLATVGLGPGPRPKPSAEDKAVEAASASISIHQEIDLNASPQRVYEALLDAKQFNTFSGLPAEIHREAGGDFSCFGGHIVGRNVELVPNQRIVQAWRAVGWPEGAYSIAKFELKAQGSGTRVILDHRGFPEGLKDHLAQGWKEHYWDNLTKYFP
- a CDS encoding DUF4388 domain-containing protein, translating into MGTEASSPRPEGNLGEQDLPDLVLDLSRRLWTGVLILGRTAVEVRVSLKDGRMVFASSSDPDSRLGTLLLRRGALTLRQLVDGSKAITPGKRLGTILVEQGTLAPKDLVRAVVDQTQEIIYGAFQWTEGRYRLDEGAESHESITLNINTPSVILEGIRRIESWTRIERAVGGLEARYVRCGGQEATIQQMSLSPQAMELVASLGEARDVEFLCAQSRLSSFEVCRTLWAFRVIGVVRRVAVTTERPLDDDGLEFVLDS
- a CDS encoding urease accessory protein UreD, with the translated sequence MILASSAPGVFGGDCFEQRIRVERGASVRLTSQSALQVHPSPEGSVARLLSTYYIGHDARLQCQWKPLIPFAGARIDQRIEIDLSDSGYLYWSDALMSGRKARGEQWMFATLAHELAVSRAGSLEYLERYRVEPSEEDVSRPWVASDASYLGTTLITGRQIDAAVVEGLHEELEAFGGMRAAVDELDRRFLLVRLLAPSGPRFHEARARVGRALNP
- the ureG gene encoding urease accessory protein UreG, which produces MVSRTPLRIGIGGPVGSGKTALVDSLCKAMRERYRLGVITNDIFTREDMEFLVRSEALPADRIIGVQTGGCPHTAIREDASMNFDALDELCHRHPDLAIVFLESGGDNLAASFSPELVDASIYVIDVSGGDKIPRKGGPGVTRSDLLVINKIDLAPHVGASLDVMARDAKLMRRDRPFVFTNLKNGAGLENVVTWIRRDLLYEDVAG
- a CDS encoding urease accessory UreF family protein, whose amino-acid sequence is MTLVALLHLCDSLFPIGAFGYSDGLEAATSAGRVRTPGDLRAWLDVCLDETLGRADGPTMLQAWAAFTNREWSALGRLDDEIHALRPAASARHSSHAMGLRLVTTWHALYPDPRLEEALELANRRIIRPTLPVGFGCVSAAAGVAKLDAAAAFAYTRLASTISAAMRLMSIGQTDAHTQLAAVLKRVPAVVEAMAGRARAESFTPAMDIALMAQRHLHSRLFRS
- a CDS encoding urease accessory protein UreE encodes the protein MAGINSGATTPTVTVIEGTHHEDSLPEAARGYALDTITLGWEDRVHVHGRRRSDGGVEFGTALPRGTILRQGDCLVVDAARTVVTVVERPEPVFVIEPRTQQEWGLFAYHIGNRHQPLMIAERAIVCPDVAGVEQLLEQQHIPYTRATLPFTPATAVAPHQH
- the ureC gene encoding urease subunit alpha, with protein sequence MKIDRLTYANHYGPTTGDRMRLADTELVIRIEADATVYGDEAKFGGGKVIRDGMGQSATASRGAGSPDLVITNVVIVDSSGIRKADVGIRDGRISGIGKAGNPGVMEGVSPELIISGSTEVLAGEGHILTAGAIDTHVHFISPNQIPEAFYAGITTLIGGGSGPATGTKATTCTPGAWNIRRMYEAVEAFPLNFGFLGKGNASGPESLREQIRAGALGLKLHEDWGTTPAAIDQCLCVADEFDVQVAIHTDTLNEAGFVEDTIRAIKGRTIHTYHTEGAGGGHAPDIIRLCGEPNVLPSSTNPTMPFTRNTLDEHLDMLMVCHHLSPHVPEDVAFADSRIRPETIAAEDVLHDLGAISMMSSDSQAMGRIGEVICRTWQTADKMKRQRGPLSGETPGSDNLRVRRYIAKYTINPAIAHGIAHEVGSIEVGKLADLVLWKPAFFGVKPELILKGGFIAGAMMGDGNASIPTPQPVVGRPMFGFYGGALNACSLNFVSQAGVASGALAGLGRRAAAVRGCRTLGKRDLVLNDALPKVEVNPDTYEVRADGQLLTSEPADVLPLAQRYFLF